A single Agrococcus sp. ARC_14 DNA region contains:
- a CDS encoding TetR family transcriptional regulator — protein sequence MADDDVSRVVALAWGVAASPQRGPKRELSHERIVETAIEIADAEGLPAVTMQRVAQAFGFTTMAIYRYVATKDELHRLMLDAAFADRAAPDTSGEWREAVAAWIAWLFEGYRAHPWVLEIPLSMETLLMPRQMRLADLALHAMRDLPTTEPERLALLMSLSTYLRGMATIERDISGEGAVVSEATKALVREVATRAEFPSLAPLIESGLFFGETPPSATGEPDAFADVTPEDFAIGIHIWLEGIEAMFAGRDAPPQPPAAAAPETPAQQLARAEAELTAGVAARKAAEQRVKELYKQEAVLRKRRDSTKELAKAAERAERV from the coding sequence ATGGCAGACGACGACGTGTCGAGGGTCGTGGCGCTCGCATGGGGCGTGGCGGCTTCGCCGCAGCGCGGCCCGAAGCGCGAGCTGAGCCACGAGCGCATCGTCGAGACGGCCATCGAGATCGCCGACGCCGAGGGGTTGCCCGCCGTCACGATGCAGCGCGTCGCGCAGGCGTTCGGCTTCACGACCATGGCGATCTACCGCTACGTGGCGACGAAGGATGAGCTGCACCGGCTGATGCTCGATGCCGCCTTCGCCGATCGAGCGGCGCCCGACACGAGCGGGGAGTGGCGCGAAGCGGTCGCCGCGTGGATCGCGTGGCTCTTCGAGGGGTACCGGGCGCATCCGTGGGTGCTCGAGATCCCGCTCAGCATGGAGACGCTGCTGATGCCGAGGCAGATGCGCCTCGCCGATCTGGCGCTGCACGCGATGCGCGACCTGCCGACCACCGAGCCCGAGCGGCTCGCGCTGCTGATGTCGCTGTCGACCTACCTGCGCGGCATGGCCACCATCGAGCGCGACATCTCCGGCGAGGGCGCCGTCGTGAGCGAGGCGACGAAGGCGCTCGTGCGCGAGGTCGCGACGCGCGCCGAGTTCCCGTCGCTCGCGCCGCTGATCGAGAGCGGGCTGTTCTTCGGCGAGACGCCGCCGAGCGCGACGGGGGAGCCGGATGCGTTCGCCGACGTCACGCCGGAGGACTTCGCGATCGGCATCCACATCTGGCTGGAGGGCATCGAGGCGATGTTCGCGGGCCGGGATGCGCCGCCGCAGCCACCGGCCGCCGCGGCGCCGGAGACGCCTGCGCAGCAGCTTGCTCGCGCCGAGGCGGAGCTCACCGCCGGCGTGGCGGCGCGCAAGGCTGCCGAGCAGCGCGTGAAGGAGCTCTACAAGCAGGAGGCCGTGCTGCGGAAGCGCCGCGACAGCACGAAGGAGCTCGCGAAGGCGGCGGAGCGGGCCGAGCGGGTCTGA
- a CDS encoding DUF2332 domain-containing protein, translated as MSDEKKVSDAYLRWAQVEADDRSPRYAEWARGVGNDAVLCAAIAELEPVKRQPNLLFAAARFEGVPLQPWADVRDMFAGSWNTIRSTMLARMTQTNEARRMATLLPAIAHLRGPIALVEVGASAGLCLYPDRWRYRFGAGKYVGDAGLPLLETEASPSTPLPDRLPSIAWRGGLDLQPLDPDEPDTRAWLEALVWPDATGGVDGVRVDRVRTAIAIARRERAHLRRGDLSTDTRALVEEAAQQAPTVVVWHSAVLAYVPAFERAAFADLMGQLPVTWVANEGATLEIGPPAPWAQPGDFVLRRDAQPLAITDPHGGSITWIDDIPR; from the coding sequence GTGAGCGACGAGAAGAAGGTCAGCGATGCCTACCTGCGCTGGGCGCAGGTCGAGGCGGACGACCGCTCGCCGCGCTACGCCGAGTGGGCCCGCGGCGTCGGGAACGATGCGGTGCTCTGCGCAGCCATCGCCGAGCTCGAGCCCGTGAAGCGCCAGCCCAACCTGCTGTTCGCCGCCGCCCGCTTCGAGGGCGTGCCGCTGCAGCCCTGGGCCGACGTGCGCGACATGTTCGCGGGCAGCTGGAACACCATCCGCTCGACGATGCTCGCGCGCATGACGCAGACCAACGAGGCGCGGCGCATGGCCACGCTGCTGCCCGCGATCGCACACCTGCGCGGGCCGATCGCGCTCGTGGAGGTCGGTGCCTCCGCAGGGCTCTGCCTCTACCCGGATCGATGGCGCTACCGCTTCGGCGCCGGCAAGTACGTCGGCGACGCCGGCCTGCCGCTGCTCGAGACTGAGGCCTCGCCGTCGACGCCGCTGCCGGATCGTCTGCCGAGCATCGCGTGGCGCGGAGGCCTCGACCTGCAGCCGCTCGACCCTGACGAGCCCGACACCAGGGCGTGGCTCGAGGCCCTGGTGTGGCCGGATGCGACGGGTGGCGTCGACGGCGTGCGCGTCGACCGGGTGCGCACCGCGATCGCGATCGCCAGGCGGGAGCGAGCGCACCTGCGCCGCGGGGACCTCAGCACGGACACGCGCGCGCTCGTCGAGGAGGCCGCGCAGCAGGCGCCGACCGTCGTCGTCTGGCACTCGGCGGTGCTGGCCTACGTGCCGGCGTTCGAGCGCGCCGCCTTCGCCGACCTGATGGGGCAGCTGCCGGTGACCTGGGTGGCCAACGAGGGAGCGACGCTCGAGATCGGCCCGCCCGCGCCATGGGCACAGCCGGGCGACTTCGTGCTGCGCCGCGACGCTCAGCCGCTCGCGATCACCGACCCGCACGGCGGATCCATCACCTGGATCGACGACATCCCGCGCTAG